One window of Mucilaginibacter inviolabilis genomic DNA carries:
- a CDS encoding TonB-dependent receptor produces MTKKLLLFIVLFLTGIEIASAQKKPVTGTVTDAAGGVPMAGVSVRVKGGSQGTSTNAKGQFSIAAAPSDEIVISYTGYKTLTIQVNGRSKIDVTLVSDVAQLNEVVLVGTRSAGRVKLETAVPVDVVNVSKAASTTGRMDLTDILNYSAPSFNYNKQSGSDGADHVELGTLRGLGPDQTLVLVNGKRRHSTAFVSVFGTRGRGNSGVDLSSIPTAAIDKVEILRDGASAQYGSDAIAGVINLVLKKNINQFTANVGYSGYYDPAFNSGKSVVAAQYPHGGAIDGNGITIDANYGLAIGKNGGFLNLTGDYSKNGKTFRQVHDTTYSNPKALPINTSRRANGDGSAETGTFFFNNEIPLAGTRTTFYSFGGYSYKASDDYAFSRNFSARPDRFPTTSDGKLIPVSGIIFNTPDGESYYNPIIQTHNTDVAVAAGFKGTLGDGWDWDLSNNTGNNKFHFFGEKTFNASLNATQTHFDDGGSEFLQSTSNLNINKHYSKVMQGLNLGFGSEYRYEHYKLFAGEEASYKNYDPTGVKAPGSQGFPGFQPSDAAKQSRSVFGAYVDLEADVTKKWLVDFANRLEHYSDFGYNFNTKLATRYKITDNFNIRASAGTGFRAPSLQQINYSSTFTNVQGNIISEVKIAPNYSPITKAAGIPTLKQEKSKNLGVGFTFKPIPELSITTDGYLIKVTDRVVLSGQFSAKDSTLAPAFIAALNNLHVGTAQFFANAVNTTNRGLDVVIDYNKTIGQDRFHILFTGNFQHMTIDKVNYPPILGTTPELKETFLSDREKKFILASAPPQKLSLNPEFGHKNFTVGTRFTYFGKVVIDGYGDGTTLLPTVPADNGSGQLPDVYNYNGKIVSDLYLAYKLNKSVRISIGSDNIFNVHPDLGYVKGAKGFAYNNEPAGPFDAVQMGSNGRRLFARVGFNF; encoded by the coding sequence ATGACTAAAAAATTATTACTTTTTATCGTATTATTTCTAACCGGCATAGAAATAGCATCGGCTCAAAAAAAGCCAGTTACCGGAACAGTTACCGACGCTGCCGGAGGCGTCCCTATGGCTGGCGTATCCGTACGTGTTAAAGGCGGCAGTCAGGGTACCAGTACCAATGCAAAAGGTCAGTTTTCTATCGCTGCTGCCCCTTCCGACGAAATAGTAATTAGTTATACGGGGTATAAAACTCTAACCATCCAGGTAAATGGCCGTTCTAAAATTGATGTTACATTAGTGAGTGATGTAGCCCAGCTCAATGAAGTTGTACTGGTAGGTACCCGGTCGGCAGGGCGGGTAAAACTCGAAACCGCGGTGCCGGTTGATGTGGTAAATGTGAGCAAAGCGGCCTCTACCACCGGTCGTATGGATCTGACGGATATATTAAATTACTCTGCCCCATCATTCAATTACAATAAACAATCAGGATCTGACGGTGCCGACCATGTGGAGTTGGGAACCCTGCGTGGTCTGGGCCCGGATCAAACGCTGGTGTTGGTGAATGGCAAACGTCGTCACTCTACAGCCTTTGTTTCGGTATTCGGTACCCGCGGCCGTGGTAATTCCGGTGTCGATCTGAGTTCGATTCCAACAGCTGCTATTGATAAGGTAGAAATTTTACGTGATGGTGCATCTGCTCAGTATGGATCAGACGCTATAGCTGGGGTTATTAACCTGGTATTAAAGAAAAATATAAATCAGTTCACTGCCAACGTAGGCTACTCTGGCTATTATGATCCGGCTTTTAACAGCGGCAAAAGTGTTGTCGCGGCCCAATATCCTCATGGCGGCGCTATCGATGGCAATGGCATTACCATTGATGCCAATTATGGCTTAGCCATAGGCAAAAACGGTGGTTTTTTAAACCTTACCGGCGATTATTCAAAAAACGGTAAAACATTTCGCCAGGTGCATGATACTACTTATTCAAATCCTAAAGCTTTGCCTATAAACACCTCCAGGAGGGCTAATGGTGATGGTTCAGCAGAAACGGGCACTTTCTTTTTCAACAACGAGATCCCATTGGCCGGTACCCGCACTACTTTTTACAGCTTTGGCGGTTACAGTTATAAAGCATCGGATGATTATGCCTTCAGCCGTAATTTTTCGGCAAGGCCCGACCGCTTCCCTACCACCAGTGATGGCAAACTAATCCCGGTAAGCGGCATCATATTCAATACACCCGATGGTGAATCTTATTATAACCCCATTATCCAAACACATAATACCGATGTAGCGGTTGCGGCAGGTTTTAAAGGAACGTTAGGCGATGGTTGGGACTGGGACCTGAGCAATAATACAGGTAATAATAAATTTCACTTTTTTGGCGAAAAAACCTTTAATGCATCTTTAAACGCAACCCAAACACATTTTGATGACGGTGGATCGGAGTTTTTGCAAAGTACCTCTAATTTAAATATCAACAAGCACTACTCCAAAGTAATGCAGGGTTTAAACCTGGGTTTTGGTTCGGAGTATCGTTATGAACACTACAAATTATTCGCCGGCGAAGAAGCATCCTACAAAAACTATGATCCTACCGGTGTAAAAGCGCCGGGATCACAGGGTTTCCCTGGATTTCAGCCTAGTGATGCTGCCAAACAAAGTCGCTCGGTATTTGGCGCTTATGTTGATCTGGAAGCCGATGTTACCAAAAAATGGCTGGTAGATTTTGCCAACCGCCTGGAGCATTACAGCGATTTTGGTTATAACTTCAACACCAAGCTGGCCACGCGGTATAAAATAACCGATAACTTTAATATCCGCGCTTCGGCTGGTACGGGTTTCCGTGCACCATCATTGCAGCAGATCAATTATAGTTCCACATTTACTAATGTTCAGGGCAACATCATATCAGAAGTAAAGATAGCTCCTAATTACAGCCCTATTACCAAAGCGGCCGGTATACCTACATTGAAACAGGAAAAATCAAAAAACTTAGGTGTAGGTTTTACATTTAAACCTATACCTGAATTAAGCATTACAACCGACGGCTATCTGATAAAGGTGACCGACAGGGTGGTACTCTCCGGACAGTTTAGCGCCAAAGACAGTACTCTTGCTCCCGCTTTTATAGCAGCCTTAAATAATCTGCATGTTGGTACGGCTCAATTCTTTGCAAACGCGGTAAATACTACCAATCGCGGTTTGGATGTGGTTATAGACTATAACAAAACCATTGGTCAGGATCGTTTCCATATATTGTTTACCGGGAACTTTCAACACATGACTATTGACAAAGTGAACTACCCGCCCATATTAGGTACTACCCCAGAACTAAAAGAAACCTTTTTGAGTGATCGTGAAAAGAAATTTATCCTGGCATCGGCCCCGCCGCAAAAGCTTTCTTTAAATCCTGAATTCGGGCATAAAAACTTTACTGTAGGCACCCGTTTCACCTATTTTGGTAAAGTGGTGATTGATGGTTATGGTGATGGAACAACCCTGTTACCAACCGTACCAGCCGATAACGGTTCGGGGCAACTGCCTGATGTATATAATTACAATGGTAAGATAGTCAGCGATCTTTATCTGGCTTATAAACTCAACAAATCAGTCCGTATCTCTATAGGTTCTGATAATATATTTAACGTACATCCTGATTTAGGTTATGTAAAAGGCGCAAAGGGTTTTGCCTATAACAACGAGCCAGCCGGCCCATTTGATGCGGTACAAATGGGCAGCAACGGACGCAGGCTTTTTGCACGCGTGGGTTTCAATTTCTAG
- a CDS encoding class I SAM-dependent methyltransferase — MKDILGQAIHDYYHQQQEHQLWINNQYGPREEMPVEAYFREEDDMPDIEWLALNECRGDILDIGAGAGAHVLILQERGFDVTALDISNMASTVMKARGVHKVITTNIFEYQDEQYDTLLLLMNGIGLTGTLLQLKIFLKHTKQLLKPGGQLLFDSSDIAYLYEGKLPENGPYYGEIQYQYQYNQQKTDWFPWLYIDEQTLTKIAEEMGYNMEVLLEDEFKQYLVRLTVK; from the coding sequence ATGAAAGATATATTAGGACAGGCCATACATGATTATTATCATCAGCAGCAGGAGCATCAACTTTGGATCAATAACCAATATGGCCCCCGTGAAGAGATGCCCGTAGAGGCTTATTTCCGAGAAGAAGATGACATGCCCGATATAGAATGGCTGGCCTTAAACGAATGCAGGGGCGATATATTGGATATTGGTGCCGGTGCCGGCGCACATGTCTTGATACTACAGGAACGTGGTTTTGATGTTACTGCTTTAGATATATCCAATATGGCATCAACAGTAATGAAAGCGCGCGGAGTTCATAAAGTAATCACTACCAACATATTTGAATACCAGGATGAGCAATACGATACCTTGTTATTACTCATGAATGGCATCGGTCTTACCGGCACATTACTCCAATTAAAAATTTTTCTAAAGCACACCAAACAACTGCTTAAACCGGGCGGGCAGCTACTTTTCGACTCTTCCGATATCGCTTATTTATATGAGGGTAAACTTCCCGAAAACGGCCCTTACTATGGCGAGATACAATATCAGTATCAATATAACCAGCAAAAAACCGACTGGTTTCCCTGGCTATACATCGATGAACAAACACTTACCAAAATTGCCGAAGAAATGGGCTACAACATGGAGGTACTGCTCGAAGATGAATTTAAACAATACCTGGTAAGGTTAACAGTAAAATAA
- a CDS encoding DUF92 domain-containing protein: MLAHYGLLVLILIAGVIYSISARKLTPAAALTGAIVACLVFAGAGYTGVAMMTTFFILGSAATSWQKHQKQDFANTEEHQGGRSAAQVLANAGVGGITGLLVLLFPAYTTIWILMMAASFASATADTLSSELGTIYGRRFFNIITLKADQRGLDGVISMEGILLGLGGSCVVAILYTIGFGWSNSSFIWIMIAGTIGNLTDSALGALLERRGYLGNNTVNFLNTLMAALVMLLIYLI, from the coding sequence ATGTTGGCTCATTATGGTTTATTGGTATTAATTCTTATTGCGGGCGTTATTTATAGCATATCTGCCCGTAAACTAACCCCGGCAGCTGCCCTCACAGGCGCTATTGTTGCCTGCTTGGTTTTTGCGGGAGCAGGATATACTGGTGTAGCCATGATGACCACCTTCTTTATTTTAGGCTCGGCAGCAACCTCCTGGCAAAAACATCAAAAACAAGATTTCGCCAATACAGAGGAGCATCAAGGCGGCAGAAGCGCGGCCCAAGTGTTAGCCAATGCGGGTGTAGGGGGCATAACCGGGCTCCTGGTCTTGTTATTCCCAGCCTATACAACAATTTGGATACTGATGATGGCTGCCAGCTTTGCATCGGCAACAGCAGATACTTTGTCTTCAGAGCTGGGTACAATTTATGGCAGGCGTTTTTTCAATATCATCACCCTAAAGGCCGACCAACGGGGACTGGATGGTGTGATCAGTATGGAAGGTATCTTATTGGGTTTAGGCGGTAGTTGCGTTGTAGCCATACTTTATACTATTGGTTTTGGGTGGAGCAACAGTAGTTTTATCTGGATTATGATTGCCGGAACAATAGGGAATTTAACCGATTCTGCCTTGGGAGCCCTGCTGGAACGACGCGGGTATTTGGGCAACAATACAGTGAATTTTTTAAATACGCTGATGGCGGCCCTGGTTATGTTGTTGATTTACCTGATTTAA
- a CDS encoding zinc-dependent peptidase gives MIPIIILLLVVIALIGYYFSTKKSKQKRIPANTVYKEILARYIPFYQTLNNEDKLLFEQKVSDFLEGITIEGVGTAIGDTDRVMIASSAVIPIFRLGNWRYSNLTNVILYPDTFDAEFQFEGEGRNILGMVGSGYMNGQMILSRAALIKGFSRSAGKENTAIHEFVHLLDKSDGATDGIPENLLAHDYVLPWLKMIHLEIHKIEEGRSDINPYAATSEAEFFAVAAEYFFQKPEELKHKHPELYEMLFMMFMRVKR, from the coding sequence ATGATACCAATCATTATACTCCTGCTTGTTGTTATTGCTTTAATCGGATACTATTTTTCGACCAAAAAAAGTAAGCAGAAAAGAATACCTGCCAATACGGTTTATAAAGAAATTTTAGCCCGGTATATCCCATTTTATCAGACCTTAAATAATGAGGATAAGCTTTTATTTGAGCAAAAAGTAAGCGATTTTTTGGAAGGTATCACCATAGAAGGGGTGGGCACAGCCATTGGAGATACCGACCGGGTAATGATTGCTTCGAGCGCGGTGATCCCCATCTTCAGGCTGGGTAACTGGCGGTACAGTAACCTTACGAATGTGATATTATATCCGGATACTTTTGATGCCGAGTTTCAGTTTGAAGGTGAAGGCAGGAATATCCTGGGAATGGTAGGTTCGGGATACATGAATGGGCAAATGATCTTGTCGAGAGCTGCGCTTATCAAGGGCTTTTCCCGTTCGGCCGGTAAAGAGAACACCGCTATACATGAATTTGTGCATCTGCTGGATAAATCAGACGGAGCTACCGACGGTATCCCCGAAAACCTGCTGGCGCATGATTATGTGCTGCCCTGGTTAAAAATGATACACCTGGAGATTCATAAAATAGAAGAAGGCAGGTCGGATATTAACCCATATGCCGCTACCAGTGAAGCAGAGTTTTTTGCCGTAGCCGCCGAGTACTTTTTTCAAAAACCCGAAGAACTGAAACACAAACACCCGGAGCTGTATGAAATGCTGTTTATGATGTTTATGCGGGTGAAGAGATAG
- a CDS encoding MBL fold metallo-hydrolase, whose amino-acid sequence MSLFITSLNSGSNGNCYYVGNEREAILVDAGISCRETEKRMARLGLSMQKVKAIFVSHEHSDHIRGIPVLAKKFNLPVYITPGTLLHLGNNLNMEMVHHLHEFETVNIGELQVTSFPKEHDASELHSFFVSCRDINVGIFTDIGVVCDRLIRYFSQCHAAFLEANYDDDMLDNGGYPYHLKRRIRGGKGHLSNKQALALFTTHKPAYMTHLLLSHLSHNNNNPKLVEDLFTASAEGINVVVASRFEETPVYHIGETDKAPSFAGQLDLGLFN is encoded by the coding sequence ATGTCATTATTCATCACATCACTAAATTCGGGCAGTAACGGCAATTGCTATTACGTAGGGAACGAGCGGGAGGCTATATTGGTTGATGCCGGCATATCATGCCGCGAAACGGAAAAACGCATGGCCCGCCTGGGCCTGTCTATGCAAAAGGTAAAGGCCATATTTGTATCGCACGAACATTCAGACCACATCCGTGGTATACCGGTGTTGGCCAAAAAATTCAATCTGCCGGTTTATATTACTCCAGGCACCTTATTACATTTAGGTAATAACTTAAATATGGAGATGGTGCACCATTTGCACGAATTTGAAACGGTGAACATTGGCGAATTGCAGGTTACTTCATTCCCCAAGGAACATGATGCATCGGAACTGCATAGCTTTTTTGTGAGCTGCCGCGATATTAATGTGGGCATATTTACAGATATTGGCGTGGTGTGCGACAGGCTTATCCGCTATTTCAGTCAGTGCCACGCCGCCTTTTTAGAGGCTAATTATGATGATGACATGTTGGATAATGGAGGCTACCCTTATCATCTTAAACGACGTATCCGTGGCGGTAAGGGGCACTTGTCAAACAAACAGGCCCTGGCATTATTCACCACACACAAGCCGGCATACATGACCCATCTGCTGCTTTCCCATTTATCGCACAATAATAATAATCCCAAACTGGTAGAAGATCTGTTTACCGCCAGCGCCGAAGGCATAAACGTGGTGGTAGCCTCCCGATTTGAAGAAACCCCGGTTTATCATATCGGCGAAACAGATAAAGCACCTTCATTTGCAGGGCAGCTTGATCTGGGCCTCTTTAATTAA
- a CDS encoding YceH family protein, which produces MDSPQTLPVLDATELRVLGSLMEKSKTTPDYYPMTLNGLTAACNQKTSRKPVVNYDEGTVTEALNTLKRRGLISTVTGGSIRNIKYKHNFAIVFPVIPAEVALLCLLILRGPQTPGELNTNSGRLYEFESIEEVQEMLEKLADPALPYVVQLPKRPGQKEVRYAHLLSGTPDVNDYDEVEETGTRSTSGLEARVSQLENELAEVKEKLVRLMQELGVGE; this is translated from the coding sequence ATGGATTCACCCCAAACTTTACCCGTATTAGATGCTACAGAGCTGCGCGTGTTGGGCTCGCTGATGGAAAAAAGCAAAACTACGCCCGATTATTATCCCATGACCCTCAATGGTTTAACTGCTGCGTGCAATCAAAAAACATCGCGTAAACCGGTTGTGAATTATGATGAAGGTACGGTTACCGAAGCGCTAAATACGCTTAAAAGGCGCGGATTGATCTCAACCGTTACCGGTGGTTCTATCCGCAATATAAAATATAAACACAATTTTGCTATCGTATTCCCCGTAATACCGGCCGAAGTAGCTTTATTATGCCTGTTGATATTGCGCGGGCCGCAAACACCAGGCGAGCTCAATACCAACTCGGGCAGGTTATACGAATTTGAATCGATAGAGGAGGTACAGGAAATGCTGGAGAAACTGGCTGATCCGGCCTTACCTTATGTGGTGCAGTTACCTAAACGCCCCGGACAAAAAGAAGTTAGATATGCTCATCTTTTAAGCGGCACGCCCGATGTTAATGACTATGATGAGGTAGAAGAAACAGGAACCCGTTCAACCAGCGGCCTGGAAGCCCGTGTAAGCCAGCTGGAAAATGAATTAGCCGAAGTGAAGGAGAAACTGGTTAGGCTGATGCAGGAATTAGGGGTAGGGGAATAA
- a CDS encoding hybrid sensor histidine kinase/response regulator has protein sequence MSGRKFYLILLFQAISLYAFAQKPPLHFQRIGSRSNLSELNVNTIFQGSYGFIWVGTLDGLNRFDGNKFKVFQNNIADSTSLSNNYVTHIAEDKNRDLWIATLGGGLNKYDRKKNRFYHYLHNKKTANTVASNNLTGLVFDKDGNLWISYQDAGVDEFEISKNKFTHYKHNNAAPNTLSDNNTRTIYLDSHNNLWIGTTSGGLNRFNIQTKTFTYFKHDDKIAGSISANYITTIFEDSSHRLWIGTWDNGGLNLYDSNTGTFKNFKNIPGNSNSLSGNYIQAIAEDSDQNIWVGVNNGGISIYNYAENKFTTHYHDDIDNTTIASNSVDAILKDKTGNMWVGTFSSGINLYRKTTENFSYYKHSSLSESLSNNFVLSFYQDKKGGIWIGTDGGGLNLFNPNKGTFTTYKHRENDKSGISGNYILDMQDDDNDNLWIATWGNGVSVMNMQTHRFKSYTHNANDSSSLAGNNIYAITATPDHKIWIGTFGQGLDLYNPKTNKFIHYKHNPDDAKSISDNVINSLLVDSKGNLWVGTGNGGLNRFDQQTGTFTSYKHDESANSISNNKAVDLLEDLNGNIWICTFDGLNRFDPQTGRFTVFKTKDGLPNNYTYAIKEDNRGNLWISTNKGISKYNPITKKFKNFTVDDGLQADEFKAKSALKAKDGQLYFGGVNGFNVFDPEKIMDHHYNPPLVLTDFQIFNTSIPVAKNDKDPSPLKQNISVTKAITLHYDQSVISFEFVSLDYALLNSTVYAYQLVGFDKNWNYVGRKTTATYTNLPAGHYVFKVKSNNGDGVWSTRELSLELTVLPPFWLTWWFIILVTLLVFAAIYGLYRLKVNAIIKQKALLEQQVSERTVEVMHQSDELKKQSTDLLNLNAELQSQSEELQSLNEELLVQSEELELQRQQERQARKEADKANQAKSIFLATMSHEIRTPMNGVIGMASLLGETELNPEQREYTNTIIACGDSLVNVINDILDFSKIESGKMDIEQDDFDLRHCMEEVMDLFSQQASQQNLELVYQIDPALPTQIIGDSLRLKQVITNLTGNALKFTQKGEVFIKIFLSKTFKNGHIEIGFSVMDTGIGIPDEKLPGLFNAFSQVDSSTTRKYGGTGLGLVISQRLVKLMGGDIWVESVYKEGSVFMFTIKAAISKKQLKYQPVVFNQAEMAGKKILLVDDNQTNRFILKTQLEQWGILTESAASAVEALDLLSEGEKFNLVITDMEMPDMDGVDLARSIKRNYKNLPVIMLSSIGDGSKKKYPGLFSAILTKPVKQNQLGKSIQAEFQNQPTSIFTEPKSSKLFDEYFADDFPMRILVAEDNLINQKLVDKMLTKLGYKFIMAQNGLEALNKLKLNPVDVIFMDVQMPEMDGFEATRHIRKYAFKQPYIIAMTANAGPEDRELCLTEGMDDYIAKPMKTEDLVAILKKAYEAVEKKNMDKEKYK, from the coding sequence ATGAGCGGCCGTAAGTTTTATCTTATTTTACTTTTTCAGGCTATCTCATTATATGCGTTTGCTCAAAAGCCGCCTTTGCATTTTCAGCGCATCGGTAGTCGCTCTAACTTATCAGAGCTCAACGTTAATACCATTTTTCAGGGTAGCTATGGCTTTATCTGGGTGGGTACCCTTGATGGTTTAAACCGTTTTGACGGTAATAAATTTAAAGTTTTCCAGAATAATATCGCGGATAGCACCAGCCTAAGCAATAACTATGTAACGCATATTGCCGAAGATAAAAACAGGGATCTTTGGATAGCCACCTTGGGCGGGGGCCTTAATAAATACGACCGTAAAAAAAACAGGTTTTATCATTATCTGCATAATAAGAAAACAGCTAATACCGTAGCAAGCAATAATTTAACAGGACTTGTTTTTGATAAAGATGGTAATTTATGGATCAGCTACCAGGATGCGGGCGTTGATGAATTTGAGATCAGCAAAAATAAGTTCACGCATTATAAACACAACAATGCTGCCCCTAATACCCTGAGTGATAATAACACCAGAACCATTTATCTCGATAGCCATAATAACTTATGGATCGGCACCACATCCGGCGGTTTAAATCGCTTTAATATCCAAACCAAAACATTTACCTATTTTAAGCATGATGATAAGATAGCAGGATCGATATCGGCCAATTACATCACTACTATTTTTGAAGACAGCAGCCACCGTTTATGGATAGGTACCTGGGATAACGGCGGTTTAAATTTGTATGATAGCAATACAGGCACTTTTAAAAACTTTAAAAACATCCCGGGTAACAGCAACTCGCTTTCGGGTAATTACATACAAGCCATCGCCGAAGACAGTGATCAAAATATATGGGTAGGCGTTAATAACGGCGGGATAAGCATATACAATTACGCCGAAAATAAATTCACAACCCACTATCATGACGATATCGACAATACCACTATAGCCAGCAACTCTGTTGATGCCATATTAAAGGATAAAACCGGTAATATGTGGGTTGGCACTTTTTCATCGGGTATTAATCTGTACAGAAAAACGACCGAAAACTTTTCGTACTATAAACATAGCTCCCTCTCCGAAAGTTTATCAAACAACTTTGTTTTAAGCTTTTACCAGGATAAAAAAGGTGGTATATGGATTGGCACCGATGGCGGGGGATTAAATTTATTTAACCCCAACAAAGGGACTTTTACAACCTACAAACACCGCGAAAACGATAAAAGCGGTATATCCGGCAATTATATTCTGGATATGCAGGACGATGATAACGACAACCTTTGGATAGCCACCTGGGGCAATGGCGTTAGCGTCATGAATATGCAAACCCACCGGTTTAAATCATATACGCATAATGCTAATGACAGCAGCAGTTTAGCCGGCAATAACATATACGCCATCACCGCCACACCCGATCATAAAATATGGATAGGCACATTCGGGCAGGGGCTCGACCTGTATAATCCCAAAACCAATAAGTTCATCCACTATAAGCATAACCCAGATGATGCCAAAAGCATCAGTGATAATGTTATCAATTCATTATTGGTTGATTCCAAAGGCAATCTTTGGGTAGGTACCGGTAATGGAGGACTTAACCGTTTTGATCAGCAAACTGGTACTTTCACTTCTTATAAGCACGACGAATCGGCAAACAGCATCAGTAACAATAAAGCGGTCGATCTGCTGGAAGACCTTAACGGCAATATCTGGATCTGCACTTTCGACGGACTGAATCGCTTTGATCCCCAAACCGGCCGGTTCACGGTTTTTAAAACAAAAGACGGCCTGCCCAATAATTACACCTATGCCATTAAGGAAGACAACCGTGGCAATCTTTGGATAAGCACCAATAAAGGTATATCCAAATACAACCCCATAACCAAAAAATTCAAAAACTTCACCGTTGATGATGGCTTACAAGCCGATGAATTTAAAGCAAAATCTGCCTTAAAGGCTAAGGATGGTCAATTGTATTTTGGTGGTGTAAATGGGTTTAACGTATTTGATCCTGAAAAGATCATGGACCATCATTACAACCCTCCTTTAGTTTTAACCGACTTCCAGATTTTTAACACCTCGATACCGGTAGCTAAAAATGATAAAGACCCATCACCTTTAAAACAGAATATCAGTGTTACCAAAGCTATTACCTTACACTATGATCAATCGGTAATTTCATTTGAATTTGTTTCTCTGGATTATGCCTTGCTAAATAGTACAGTTTACGCTTATCAGTTAGTGGGTTTTGATAAAAACTGGAATTATGTAGGCCGTAAAACCACGGCAACCTATACTAATTTACCCGCCGGCCATTATGTTTTCAAAGTAAAAAGCAATAACGGCGATGGTGTATGGTCAACCCGTGAGCTGAGTTTGGAGTTAACTGTCCTGCCTCCGTTTTGGCTAACCTGGTGGTTTATTATCCTGGTAACGCTGTTGGTGTTTGCGGCCATATATGGTTTATATCGTTTAAAGGTAAATGCTATTATTAAACAAAAAGCTTTATTAGAGCAACAGGTATCAGAGCGTACCGTCGAAGTGATGCATCAGTCTGATGAGTTAAAAAAGCAATCGACCGATCTGCTAAACCTGAACGCCGAACTACAGTCGCAATCTGAAGAGCTACAGTCGTTGAACGAAGAGCTGCTGGTACAATCTGAAGAGTTAGAGCTACAGCGCCAGCAGGAGCGCCAGGCCCGTAAAGAAGCTGATAAAGCCAATCAGGCTAAAAGCATATTCCTGGCTACCATGAGCCACGAAATACGCACCCCTATGAATGGCGTGATAGGCATGGCTTCCCTCCTGGGCGAAACAGAGTTAAATCCCGAACAACGGGAATATACCAATACCATTATAGCCTGCGGCGACAGCCTGGTGAATGTGATTAATGACATTCTTGATTTTTCAAAAATAGAATCAGGCAAAATGGATATTGAGCAGGACGATTTTGACCTGCGCCATTGTATGGAAGAGGTAATGGACCTTTTTTCGCAACAGGCCTCACAACAAAACCTGGAACTGGTTTACCAGATAGATCCTGCCCTGCCCACACAAATTATTGGCGACAGTTTGAGGCTTAAACAAGTAATCACCAACCTTACCGGCAATGCCTTAAAATTCACTCAAAAAGGCGAAGTATTTATAAAAATATTTCTATCCAAAACCTTCAAAAACGGCCATATCGAAATAGGTTTCAGCGTGATGGACACCGGGATAGGTATTCCCGATGAAAAGCTTCCTGGATTGTTCAATGCCTTTTCACAGGTTGATTCGTCAACTACCCGCAAATATGGTGGTACTGGTTTGGGCCTGGTGATCAGTCAGCGCCTGGTAAAACTCATGGGCGGCGATATCTGGGTAGAAAGTGTTTACAAAGAAGGTTCGGTATTTATGTTCACCATCAAGGCGGCGATCAGTAAAAAACAGCTGAAATATCAACCCGTCGTATTTAATCAGGCCGAAATGGCAGGAAAAAAGATACTGTTAGTTGATGACAACCAAACCAATCGCTTTATACTAAAAACACAGCTGGAACAATGGGGAATACTCACCGAATCTGCTGCTTCGGCAGTGGAAGCACTTGATCTTTTATCCGAAGGCGAAAAATTTAATCTGGTTATCACGGATATGGAAATGCCGGATATGGACGGGGTCGACTTGGCGCGGTCTATTAAAAGGAACTATAAGAACCTCCCTGTAATTATGTTAAGCTCCATTGGCGATGGTTCAAAGAAAAAATATCCGGGTTTATTCTCTGCTATTCTCACCAAGCCTGTAAAGCAAAATCAGCTGGGAAAAAGCATACAAGCCGAGTTTCAAAACCAGCCAACTTCGATTTTTACAGAACCCAAGTCCTCGAAATTATTTGATGAATACTTTGCGGATGATTTCCCCATGCGCATTTTAGTGGCTGAAGACAACCTGATCAATCAAAAACTAGTTGACAAGATGTTAACCAAGCTGGGTTATAAATTTATTATGGCGCAAAATGGGCTTGAGGCCTTAAATAAATTAAAGCTAAACCCTGTAGATGTGATATTTATGGATGTGCAAATGCCCGAAATGGATGGCTTTGAAGCCACACGGCATATCCGTAAATACGCCTTTAAGCAACCCTATATCATTGCCATGACCGCCAACGCCGGCCCAGAAGACCGCGAGTTATGCTTGACAGAAGGTATGGACGATTATATTGCCAAACCCATGAAAACCGAAGATTTAGTAGCGATCTTAAAAAAGGCTTATGAAGCTGTAGAAAAAAAGAATATGGATAAAGAAAAGTATAAATAG